GTCAAGCCGTTATGGGTACGCCACATACGGAATTGGTTATTATTCGGGGTTTGTTGGTAATCCATCCGTATTAGGAAAACCGAATGCCCTTTTCGGCTTTGTAAATTTTCCGCTGAGTTATCCGGGAAAAAAGAATGAACTTGAATTGGGCCTGGGCCTGGGCCTGACCTATAATCTGGAGCCCTACGATCCCGTGAGCAATCCGGATAACGATGCCATTGGTTCCCCGTTTGCTGTTTATTTTAACCTTTATTTTGGAGGGGCTTACAAAATGACCAGGGAGGTCGATCTGTTATACGGGATTGATTTCACGCACTTTTCCAATGGTAGAATGACAACTCCAAACTATGGATTTAACATGTATGGTATTAATCTTGGACTCCGCTATTATTATAATGTAGATCAGAAGAAAGTCAACAACGATGTATATACCAACGAGATTCTTCAGGCCAGATTTGAAAGGCCTGAAAGTAGAGATCACATCAAGTTAAGAGAAAGTTCAATTGAAATGGTTCTCGGTGGGGGTACAGTACAAAATGAAGAAGATAAAGGTACGGACAAAAGATATGGAATCTTTTCAGGGGTACTCGATTATCGTTATAAATTCAATAGCATGCATGCCGTAACGGCAGGATTTGACTTCTTTTACGACGGTAGCCTGGAACCGGATTATCCTGAAACATCAGATCAATGGCTATACGGCGCACATATTGGATATGACTTTATGTTTGGCCGGTTTGCCACAAGATTGCAGGCCGGGGCATACCTTTCTGATGATAAAGGAAAGACGCCCTCTTATTTGAGAGCTGCCTTTCGATATGATATTAATAAGTGGCTTTTCGCCCAACTTGCAATTAAAACAAAAAACACATCAAGAGCAGATTGGGTAGAATTTGGGATCGGTTTTACCCCCTTTAAATGGTAGTCTTTACAGCCTGAATGTAATTACGGGCCTTAATGCATGGTTGGCAAGTTCCTGACCAATACTTCCATTGAACAATCTGGACAATCCACTTCTGCCATGCGTATTCAAGGCAATTAAATCTGCATCTATGTCTCTGGCATAACTTAAAATTCCTTTTTCAATAGAAATATCATTGTAGATTTTTGTGGAATAATTGTTGAAATCGAAATCATCCATAAATTGAGCCATCTTCTTTTCAATGTTCTTGGTTGTATTAAAGTTATGAATGGTGTTAATGTATAGGAGGTGGATTTTTGCACCAAAGAGGTTTGCAAATTCCACTACCCGGTGAAAAGTGCTTTTACTTTCTTTATTGAAGTCTGAAGCAAATATCATGTCACTGACTTCAAATTTATCGATACCCTCTTTTATAACCAAAACCGGAACCTTGGATCTTCGAACTACCTTTTCAGTATTTGATCCGATAAACATCTCCTGTAAACCTGAAGCTCCCTGAGAACCCATAACGATCAGGTCAATTTTATTTTTCTCACTTTCATTGATAATTCCCGAAAATGCATGTTGAAACTGAATCGTTTCCACAACACGGAGCCCTTTGAAAAAAGGAAGTTGTTTGAATTTTTCAAATTTCTCATGAGCCAGCTTCATAAAGTAGATGATCTGAGGCTCGCTGCTAATCGAGTTCATTTCAGCCGGATCAATTGTCGTTACAGGTAATTCAAGCATATGAACAAGAAAAATTTCACTATCCGTTTTTCTGGCAATACTGGCTGCTATCTTTGCTGCACTTTCAGCTTCTTTTGAAAAATCTACGGGAACTAATATTCGTTTCATAACATTATTTTTTGGTTAATAAGTTAAAGTTAATAAATTTTCATCGAATAAGTCGCTGATTTTTGTCAGTATCAAAGGAATTACTATATTTGCAGCGAAATTTACGACGATAATGAGTTGGAGGGGACAAGTAGTCCCCTCTTTTTATACCGGGCAAATGGATGAGAATTTAGTTAGAAAATTGGTTGATGAAGCAGTTGCTGAGAATGAGGCATTGTTTTTACTTGATTTGAATTTTGGAGCTGACAGAAGTATAAAGGTTGTAGTTGACGGTGATTCAGGTGTTCCGTTGAGTGAATGTATTCGAATCAGCAGGCATGTGGAGCATAACCTTGATCGGGAGGCGGAGGACTTTTCTCTGGAGGTTACAACTCCCAATATAACGGATCCGCTAACGAACAATCGACAATTCAACAAAAATATTGGCAGGACGCTTAAGGTGAAAACCGAAAATGAGAGTTTTGAGGGTAAATTGACAGAGGTTTCTGAAGAAGGTATTCGACTTTTTTGGAAAGCCAGGGAGCCTAAACCAATTGGAAAAGGTAAAATAACAGTGGAAAAGGAGCAATTTTTACCACTGAGTGAAATAAAGGAAGCAAAAGTGAAGATTATTTTTTAACAAGAACATGTAATGGAAAATATCGCATTAATTGAATCATTTTCAGAATTCAAGGATGAAAAGAGTATAGACAGGGTTACCTTGATGGCAATCCTTGAAGAGGTTTTTAGATCTGCTCTAAAGAGAAAGTTCGGGTCTGATGAAAATTTTGATATAATTATTAACCCGGACAAGGGTGACCTTGAAATCTGGAGAAACCGTATCGTAGTTGAGAACGGTGAGGTCGAAGATGACAATGAAGAGATTTCACTTTCAGATGCTCAAAAGATAGAGCCTGATTTTGAAGTTGGTGAAGAAGTGTCTGAAGAGGTTAAATTGGTGGACCTGGGAAGAAGATCGATTCTTGCCCTGCGTCAAAACCTGATCTCAAAGATCCATGAGCATGATAATACGAATATTTTTAAGCATTACAAGGAACTTGAAGGAGAACTCTATTCGGCTGAGGTTCATCACGTGAGACACAATGCTGTCATTTTGCTTGATGATAATGGAAATGAATTGGTGCTTCCTAAGAGTGAACAAATCCGCTCAGATTTTTTCCGTAAAGGAGAGTCTGTTAGAGGGATCATAAAAAATGTCGAGCTTAGAGGAAACAAGCCGGCAATCATTTTGTCAAGAACGGCCCCTGAATTTTTGGTCAAACTATTTGAGCAGGAAATCCCGGAGGTATTTGACGGATTGATTACCATAGAGCGTGTTGCTAGAATTCCTGGTGAAAAGGCTAAGATTGCTGTGGATTCTTATGATGACAGAATTGATCCTGTTGGTGCCTGTGTTGGTATGAAAGGATCAAGAATACATGGGATTGTGAGAGAATTGGGTAATGAGAACATTGATGTGGTGAATTATACCAAAATCGACGAACAATTTATTAAAAGAGCCTTGAGCCCTGCAAAAGTAGTTTCCTTAAAGATTCATGAAGCCGTTGACGAAGAGAAACCAAGAGTTGATGTTTTTCTTAAACCGGAAGAAGTTTCAAAAGCTATCGGTAAGGGTGGTGTGAATATTCGACTTGCGAGTCAATTGACAGGTTATGAAATTGATGTTCAGAGAGAAGGTGTTGAAGATGATGTTGAATTGAGCGAATTCTCAGATGAAATCGAAGAATGGGTAATCAATGAGTTTAAAAGTATAGGTCTTGATACGGCAAGAAGCGTCTTGGATCTTGAGGTCAGTGAATTGGTAAAAAGGACTGATCTTGAAGAAGAAACTATTCTTGAAGTACAAAGAATATTGAAAGAAGAATTCGAATCATAATATTTTTTATTTTGCAATAGAAAAAAAGAGGTTCACCTTAAATTAATTTATGACAGACTATAAACCACAAAGATTTAATAAAGTTTTACGAGAACTGAATATTTCTCTTGACAGAGCCGTGGAGTTTCTGGCCAATAAGGGAATTGACATTGATCATCGGCCTACGGCGAAGATCTCTCAGGAGGTTTATACAATTCTGTCTGATGAATTCCAGACGGATAAGAGTAAAAAAGTAGCCTCAAAGGAAATTGGAGAAGAGAAGAGAAAAGAAAAGGAAGAGATTCGATTAGCTCTTGAAAAAGAGGCCGAGATGAAACGCCTTCAGGAAGAAGCCAAGAGAGCGGAGATCTTTAAGACGGATTCTGAAAAAATATCGGGACCAAAAATGGTTGGAAAGATCGATATTGATCCGGCTCCCACTGCTGAAGAAGAATCCGAAGTTGTTGAAGAACCTGTTAAGGAAGCCCCTGTTGAGGAAGTGATCAAAGGCTCCAAGAAGCTGAAGGGCTTGAAACAAGTGGGTAAGATCGAGGTAGAATCCAAGGATATCCCTTCCCAGGAAGAAACCAAAAAGGTAGAAGAGAAAAAGACAGAACCTGTCTCGAAGGAGGAAGAGGCAAAACCTGAAGAGGATTCACAGGAACCAACTCAAACCCTAAAAACGGAATATCAGAAGCTTTCCGGACCCAAAAAGACAGGTGAGACTATAGATCTTTCAAAGTTTGAAAGACCTAAAAAGAAACCTGCTGAAAAGAAAGAAACGCCGAGCGATTCCAGCAAGACCAAAAAGAAGCGTAAAAGAATTCACGTTCAACGAAGTGATTTTGGCCAGTCAGGAAGAGGTCAGTCAGGAAATAAAGGAGGTCAAAGAGGAGGAAGAAAACCTGTTGTTAAAGAGGAGCCATCTGCTGAAGAGGTCCAAAAACAGGTACGAGAAACGCTTGAAAAGCTTCAGGGGAAATCAAAAAAAGGGAAAGGAGCCAAATACAGAAGAGAGAAAAGAGATCTTCACCGTCAGCAGGCGGAAAAGGACCTGGAACAACAGGAAGCAGAAAGTAAAGTGATCAAGGTAACCGAATTTGTTACGGCAAATGAAGTGGCAACCATGATGAATGTTTCTGTTACTGAAGTAATTTCGGCATGTATGTCATTGGGGATGATGATTTCCATGAACCAAAGGCTCGATGCTGAAACGCTTACGATTGTTGCCGAAGAGTTTGGATATAAAGTCGAGTTCGTAGATGCTGAGGTAGAAGAGACGGTTGAGGAAGAAGAGGACAGACCGGAAGATCTGCAACCAAGAGCTCCTATCGTTACGGTTATGGGTCACGTTGATCATGGTAAAACTTCTTTACTTGATTATATCAGAAAGGCGAATGTAATTGCCGGTGAATCCGGAGGAATTACACAGCATATAGGTGCTTATGCTGTTGAACTTGAAGACGGGCAAAAGATTACGTTCCTTGATACTCCGGGTCACGAAGCGTTTACGGCTATGCGTGCGAGAGGAACACAGGTAACAGATATTGCGGTGATCGTAATTTCAGCGGATGATGCTATAATGCCTCAGACCAAGGAAGCCATAAGTCATGCACAGGCAGCAGGAGTACCGATCGTATTTGCGATTAATAAAATTGATAAACCCGATGCCAATCCGGACAAAGTGAAGGAGGAGCTGGCTCAAATGAATCTTTTGGTTGAAGACTGGGGTGGTAAAATTCAGTCGCATGATGTGTCGGCCTTAAAAGGTATTGGTATAAAAGAACTTTTGGAGAAGATCCTTCTGGAAGCCGAATTACTCGAATTGAAGGCCAATCCAAATAAAATGGCAACTGGTTCGGTAGTCGAAGCTTACCTTGATAAAGGAAAAGGATATGTAGCTACCGTTTTGGTTGATGCGGGAACCCTTAGAGTTGGAGATTATATTCTTGCGGGTCATCATTCAGGTAAAGTTAAAGCTTTACAGGATGAAAGAGGCAATAATGTAAAAGAGGCAGGCCCTTCAAGGCCCGTTTCAATTCTTGGACTTGACGGAGCTCCTCAGGCAGGAGATAAGTTTAAAGTATATGAAGACGAGAGGGAGGCCAAACAAATTGCGGCAAAAAGATCTCAATTGAGTCGTGAGCAATCTGTTAGAACTCAAAGACATATAACACTTGATGAGATTGGAAGAAGAATAGCGCTTGGAGGATTCAAAGAGTTGAATATTATTCTAAAAGGTGATGTGGATGGTTCTGTTGAGGCACTTACAGATTCGCTTCAGAAATTGTCTACCGAAGAAATTCAGGTGAATATCATACATAAAGGTGTTGGTGCGATTACCGAATCCGACGTGTTGCTGGCTTCGGCGTCTGAGGCGATCATCATCGGATTTAATGTAAGACCTTCAGCCAATGCAAGACAGCTTGCAGAGAAAGAAGAAATCGATATCAGAAACTACTCAATTATCTACAAGGTTATTGATGATGTTAAAGATGCCATGGAAGGTATGTTATCTCCAGATATTGTGGAAGAGATTACCGGTAGTGCAGAGATCAGAGAGACCTACAAGATTTCTAAAGTAGGTACCATTGCAGGTTGTATGGTTCAGGAAGGTAAGATTTACAGAAGCTCTAAGATCAGATTGATCCGAGACAATGTTGTGATCTTTACGGGTGAACTAAGTTCCCTGAAACGCTTTAAGGATGATGTAAAAGAAGTTTCCAAGGGATATGACTGTGGTATGCAGATCAAGAACTACAATGATATCATGGTTAACGATGTGATTGAAGCGTTCCAGGAAGTGGAAGTGAAGAAAAAGCTTAAGTAAGTAAAACTTCATTTTACAAAATAGAAATCCCGATCATTTGATCG
This DNA window, taken from Lutimonas zeaxanthinifaciens, encodes the following:
- a CDS encoding acyloxyacyl hydrolase, with translation MTSRLLKLHPPIFSTIVLFQFILLGSFFDAFAQRDTIQFEEVKDLKNFGRFRYIEVKGHTGYHLYAGELLNESVNDGYGAIEVRYGWQNTDPDHWSSRYGYATYGIGYYSGFVGNPSVLGKPNALFGFVNFPLSYPGKKNELELGLGLGLTYNLEPYDPVSNPDNDAIGSPFAVYFNLYFGGAYKMTREVDLLYGIDFTHFSNGRMTTPNYGFNMYGINLGLRYYYNVDQKKVNNDVYTNEILQARFERPESRDHIKLRESSIEMVLGGGTVQNEEDKGTDKRYGIFSGVLDYRYKFNSMHAVTAGFDFFYDGSLEPDYPETSDQWLYGAHIGYDFMFGRFATRLQAGAYLSDDKGKTPSYLRAAFRYDINKWLFAQLAIKTKNTSRADWVEFGIGFTPFKW
- a CDS encoding universal stress protein, which encodes MKRILVPVDFSKEAESAAKIAASIARKTDSEIFLVHMLELPVTTIDPAEMNSISSEPQIIYFMKLAHEKFEKFKQLPFFKGLRVVETIQFQHAFSGIINESEKNKIDLIVMGSQGASGLQEMFIGSNTEKVVRRSKVPVLVIKEGIDKFEVSDMIFASDFNKESKSTFHRVVEFANLFGAKIHLLYINTIHNFNTTKNIEKKMAQFMDDFDFNNYSTKIYNDISIEKGILSYARDIDADLIALNTHGRSGLSRLFNGSIGQELANHALRPVITFRL
- the rimP gene encoding ribosome assembly cofactor RimP, whose protein sequence is MDENLVRKLVDEAVAENEALFLLDLNFGADRSIKVVVDGDSGVPLSECIRISRHVEHNLDREAEDFSLEVTTPNITDPLTNNRQFNKNIGRTLKVKTENESFEGKLTEVSEEGIRLFWKAREPKPIGKGKITVEKEQFLPLSEIKEAKVKIIF
- the nusA gene encoding transcription termination factor NusA, yielding MENIALIESFSEFKDEKSIDRVTLMAILEEVFRSALKRKFGSDENFDIIINPDKGDLEIWRNRIVVENGEVEDDNEEISLSDAQKIEPDFEVGEEVSEEVKLVDLGRRSILALRQNLISKIHEHDNTNIFKHYKELEGELYSAEVHHVRHNAVILLDDNGNELVLPKSEQIRSDFFRKGESVRGIIKNVELRGNKPAIILSRTAPEFLVKLFEQEIPEVFDGLITIERVARIPGEKAKIAVDSYDDRIDPVGACVGMKGSRIHGIVRELGNENIDVVNYTKIDEQFIKRALSPAKVVSLKIHEAVDEEKPRVDVFLKPEEVSKAIGKGGVNIRLASQLTGYEIDVQREGVEDDVELSEFSDEIEEWVINEFKSIGLDTARSVLDLEVSELVKRTDLEEETILEVQRILKEEFES
- the infB gene encoding translation initiation factor IF-2, encoding MTDYKPQRFNKVLRELNISLDRAVEFLANKGIDIDHRPTAKISQEVYTILSDEFQTDKSKKVASKEIGEEKRKEKEEIRLALEKEAEMKRLQEEAKRAEIFKTDSEKISGPKMVGKIDIDPAPTAEEESEVVEEPVKEAPVEEVIKGSKKLKGLKQVGKIEVESKDIPSQEETKKVEEKKTEPVSKEEEAKPEEDSQEPTQTLKTEYQKLSGPKKTGETIDLSKFERPKKKPAEKKETPSDSSKTKKKRKRIHVQRSDFGQSGRGQSGNKGGQRGGRKPVVKEEPSAEEVQKQVRETLEKLQGKSKKGKGAKYRREKRDLHRQQAEKDLEQQEAESKVIKVTEFVTANEVATMMNVSVTEVISACMSLGMMISMNQRLDAETLTIVAEEFGYKVEFVDAEVEETVEEEEDRPEDLQPRAPIVTVMGHVDHGKTSLLDYIRKANVIAGESGGITQHIGAYAVELEDGQKITFLDTPGHEAFTAMRARGTQVTDIAVIVISADDAIMPQTKEAISHAQAAGVPIVFAINKIDKPDANPDKVKEELAQMNLLVEDWGGKIQSHDVSALKGIGIKELLEKILLEAELLELKANPNKMATGSVVEAYLDKGKGYVATVLVDAGTLRVGDYILAGHHSGKVKALQDERGNNVKEAGPSRPVSILGLDGAPQAGDKFKVYEDEREAKQIAAKRSQLSREQSVRTQRHITLDEIGRRIALGGFKELNIILKGDVDGSVEALTDSLQKLSTEEIQVNIIHKGVGAITESDVLLASASEAIIIGFNVRPSANARQLAEKEEIDIRNYSIIYKVIDDVKDAMEGMLSPDIVEEITGSAEIRETYKISKVGTIAGCMVQEGKIYRSSKIRLIRDNVVIFTGELSSLKRFKDDVKEVSKGYDCGMQIKNYNDIMVNDVIEAFQEVEVKKKLK